One genomic segment of Amycolatopsis sp. Hca4 includes these proteins:
- a CDS encoding urease subunit alpha: protein MPQIDRERYAELFGPTTGDRIRLADTDLLIEVTEDRSMGPGGAGDEVLFGGGKVIRESMGQATATRAEGTPDLIITGAVILDHWGIVKADVGVRDGRIVGIGKAGNPDTMDGVDPALVIGPSTEVLSGNGKILTAGGIDCHVHFICPQLVDTALAAGLTTLVGGGTGPNEGTKATTVTPGAWNLGRMLSAMDGYPINVLLLGKGNTVRHEALREQLAAGAGGFKLHEDWGTTPAAIDACLTVADEAGVQVAIHTDTLNEAGFLESTVDAIGGRSINAYHTEGAGGGHAPDIIQVVSLPNVLPSSTNPTRPHTVNTLDEHLDMLVVCHHLNPSVPEDLAFAESRIRPTTIAAEDVLHDMGAISMMSSDSQAMGRIGEVIIRTWQTAHVMKRRRGALPGDGAADNLRARRYVAKYTINPAIAHGMETEIGSVEVGKLADLVLWEPKFFGVRPHVVLKGGFPAWAAMGDANASIPTPQPVMARPMFGANIGAALSLHFVAPSALDSGLREQFGITRPLVAVSNMRARTKADMVLNDTTPDVRVEPDSFAVHVDGELIEPQPVAELPMTQRYFLF, encoded by the coding sequence GTGCCGCAGATCGACCGTGAGCGCTACGCCGAGCTGTTCGGCCCGACCACCGGCGACCGGATCCGGCTCGCCGACACCGACCTGCTGATCGAGGTCACCGAGGACCGCTCGATGGGTCCCGGCGGCGCCGGCGACGAGGTGCTCTTCGGCGGCGGCAAGGTCATCCGCGAGTCCATGGGCCAGGCCACGGCGACCCGGGCCGAGGGCACGCCGGACCTGATCATCACCGGCGCGGTGATCCTCGACCACTGGGGGATCGTCAAGGCCGACGTCGGCGTGCGCGACGGCCGGATCGTCGGCATCGGCAAGGCGGGCAACCCGGACACGATGGACGGTGTCGACCCCGCCCTGGTGATCGGGCCGTCGACGGAGGTGCTGTCCGGCAACGGCAAGATCCTCACCGCCGGCGGCATCGACTGCCACGTCCACTTCATCTGCCCGCAGCTCGTCGACACGGCCCTGGCCGCCGGACTGACCACTTTGGTCGGTGGTGGTACCGGGCCCAACGAGGGCACCAAGGCCACCACCGTCACGCCCGGCGCGTGGAACCTCGGCCGGATGCTGTCCGCCATGGACGGTTACCCGATCAACGTGCTGCTGCTGGGCAAGGGTAACACCGTCCGGCACGAGGCGCTGCGCGAACAACTGGCCGCGGGTGCGGGCGGGTTCAAGCTGCACGAGGACTGGGGCACCACCCCGGCCGCGATCGACGCGTGCCTGACCGTCGCCGACGAAGCCGGTGTCCAGGTGGCCATCCACACGGACACACTGAACGAAGCCGGGTTCCTCGAATCCACTGTGGACGCCATCGGTGGCCGTTCGATCAACGCCTACCACACCGAAGGCGCCGGCGGCGGCCACGCGCCGGACATCATCCAGGTCGTCTCGCTGCCGAACGTTTTGCCGTCGTCGACCAACCCGACGCGGCCGCACACGGTGAACACGCTCGACGAGCACCTCGACATGCTGGTGGTCTGCCACCACCTCAACCCGTCGGTGCCCGAGGACCTCGCCTTCGCCGAGAGCCGGATCCGGCCGACCACGATCGCCGCCGAAGACGTGCTGCACGACATGGGCGCGATCTCGATGATGAGCTCGGACTCGCAGGCGATGGGCCGGATCGGCGAGGTGATCATCCGGACGTGGCAGACCGCGCACGTGATGAAACGCCGCCGCGGCGCGCTGCCGGGCGACGGCGCGGCCGACAACCTGCGTGCCCGCCGCTATGTCGCCAAGTACACGATCAACCCGGCCATCGCGCACGGCATGGAGACCGAGATCGGCTCGGTCGAGGTCGGCAAGCTCGCCGACCTGGTGCTGTGGGAGCCGAAGTTCTTCGGTGTCCGCCCGCACGTGGTGCTGAAGGGCGGCTTCCCGGCGTGGGCGGCGATGGGCGACGCGAACGCGTCCATCCCGACGCCGCAGCCGGTCATGGCGCGCCCGATGTTCGGGGCGAACATCGGGGCGGCGCTGAGCCTGCACTTCGTCGCGCCGTCCGCTTTGGACAGTGGACTGCGCGAGCAGTTCGGCATCACCCGGCCGCTGGTCGCGGTGTCGAACATGCGCGCGCGGACCAAGGCGGACATGGTGCTCAACGACACCACACCGGACGTGCGCGTCGAGCCGGACAGCTTCGCGGTGCACGTCGACGGCGAGCTGATCGAACCGCAGCCGGTGGCCGAACTGCCGATGACCCAGCGATACTTCTTGTTCTGA
- a CDS encoding urease accessory protein UreF — MDLSALILADSRFPGGGHVHSGGLEEVVSRKLVTSVRDLPGFLSGRLRTAGYLAAVFAAASAHAAVAQGNWSLLDSELDARTPSLAQREASRAQGRGTARAGRIAWPSPVLDALLAETPRPHHPIVLGALVGVAGGSPYDAAMAVAYLAVSGPASAAVRLLGLDPFAVNAVVARLDLASVCSAAAEVAGDDPATLPSPGSPGLDLFAEAHARHHQEEVRLFAS; from the coding sequence ATGGACCTTTCGGCACTGATCCTCGCGGACTCCCGCTTCCCCGGCGGCGGGCACGTCCACAGTGGCGGGTTGGAGGAGGTCGTCTCGCGGAAGCTGGTGACTTCCGTGCGCGATCTCCCGGGATTCCTTTCCGGACGGTTGCGGACGGCGGGCTATCTGGCTGCGGTGTTCGCCGCGGCCTCCGCGCATGCGGCCGTCGCGCAGGGGAACTGGTCGCTTTTGGACAGTGAGCTGGACGCGCGCACTCCGTCGCTCGCGCAGCGGGAAGCGTCCCGGGCGCAGGGGCGCGGGACCGCGCGGGCCGGGCGGATCGCGTGGCCGTCTCCGGTCCTGGACGCGTTGCTGGCCGAGACCCCGCGGCCCCACCACCCGATCGTGCTGGGTGCTCTGGTCGGCGTCGCGGGCGGGTCGCCGTACGACGCGGCGATGGCCGTCGCCTACCTGGCGGTCAGCGGGCCGGCGAGTGCGGCCGTGCGGCTGCTGGGGCTGGATCCCTTCGCCGTCAACGCCGTGGTGGCGCGGCTGGATCTCGCTTCCGTCTGTTCGGCCGCGGCCGAAGTCGCGGGAGACGACCCGGCGACGCTGCCGTCACCCGGTTCGCCGGGGTTGGATCTGTTCGCCGAGGCCCACGCCCGGCACCACCAGGAAGAGGTGCGTCTCTTTGCCAGCTGA
- the ureG gene encoding urease accessory protein UreG: protein MPAEGHGHGHFHPVSFDPTASEPDHYDAAPTAGRAYRIGIGGPVGSGKTALTAALCRALGDEINLAVVTNDIYTTEDADFLRRAGVLDPERIEAVQTGACPHTAIRDDITANLDAVERLEEKFPGLDLVIIESGGDNLTAVFSRGLADSQIFVVDVAGGDKVPRKGGPGVTTADLLVINKIDIAHLVNADMEVMTSDAHRMRGELPVITQSLVDTPDAPAVAGWVRSLL from the coding sequence TTGCCAGCTGAAGGCCACGGTCACGGTCACTTCCACCCGGTCAGCTTCGACCCGACGGCCAGCGAGCCGGACCACTACGACGCGGCACCCACCGCGGGCCGCGCCTACCGGATCGGCATCGGCGGCCCGGTCGGGTCCGGCAAGACGGCGCTGACCGCGGCGCTGTGCCGCGCCCTGGGCGACGAGATCAACCTCGCCGTCGTCACGAACGACATCTACACGACCGAGGACGCGGACTTCCTGCGTCGCGCCGGCGTGCTGGACCCGGAGCGGATCGAAGCGGTCCAAACGGGAGCGTGCCCGCACACGGCGATCCGCGACGACATCACGGCGAACCTCGACGCGGTCGAGCGGCTGGAGGAGAAGTTCCCCGGTCTCGACCTGGTGATCATCGAGAGCGGCGGCGACAACCTGACCGCGGTGTTCAGCCGCGGCCTGGCCGACAGCCAGATCTTCGTGGTCGACGTCGCGGGCGGCGACAAGGTGCCGCGCAAGGGCGGCCCCGGTGTCACCACGGCGGACCTGCTGGTGATCAACAAGATCGACATCGCCCACCTGGTCAACGCGGACATGGAGGTGATGACCTCGGACGCGCACCGGATGCGCGGCGAGCTGCCGGTGATCACCCAGTCCCTGGTGGACACCCCGGACGCGCCGGCGGTCGCGGGCTGGGTCCGTTCCCTGCTGTGA
- a CDS encoding urease accessory protein UreD, with protein sequence MKAHARLTACFDGSRTVLRELRSMAPLTLFPRRRSGSTAVVHLVNSATSPLGGDDLLLSVHVGPGASLRLSGVAATLALPGLHGESSLSTVDVVVEPGGSLEYLPEPTVVTARARHNAVFRASVASDAYLHTREVLVLGGPGKRPVRCRLRCPSRGVPCRWCGRRFRWGMRAWTGAWRCWRGGGCWPRISWWVARSCRRRRVSGGPAAPSLRAAPSPLLLRRTPSRP encoded by the coding sequence GTGAAGGCCCACGCGCGGCTGACGGCGTGCTTCGACGGCTCGCGCACGGTGCTGCGCGAGCTGCGTTCGATGGCGCCGCTGACGCTGTTCCCGCGCCGGCGGTCCGGCTCGACGGCGGTGGTGCACCTGGTCAACTCGGCGACCTCGCCGCTGGGCGGGGACGACCTGCTGCTGTCGGTCCACGTCGGCCCGGGTGCGTCGCTGCGGCTCTCCGGCGTTGCGGCGACGCTGGCTTTGCCGGGTCTGCACGGCGAGTCGTCGTTGTCCACTGTGGACGTCGTGGTGGAGCCGGGTGGGTCGCTGGAGTACCTGCCGGAACCGACCGTGGTCACCGCGCGGGCGCGGCACAACGCGGTGTTCCGGGCTTCGGTGGCGTCGGATGCGTACCTGCACACGCGGGAGGTGCTGGTGCTGGGCGGGCCGGGGAAACGCCCGGTTCGCTGTCGACTTCGCTGTCCGTCACGCGGGGTTCCGTGCCGGTGGTGCGGCAGACGCTTTCGGTGGGGGATGCGGGCTTGGACGGGAGCCTGGCGGTGCTGGCGGGGCGGCGGGTGCTGGCCACGGATCTCGTGGTGGGTGGCCCGGAGCTGCCGGCGGCGTCGGGTGAGTGGTGGTCCCGCAGCCCCCTCGCTGCGGGCGGCACCCTCACCACTTCTCTTGCGCCGGACGCCGTCACGGCCCTGA
- a CDS encoding lipase family protein, which produces MLRRLVVAVALLFVTAAPSAHADPGVLLEQRPTTVFVGPFPAPVKAWHLLYRSTSATGEPNAVSGTLLVPPTPWLRGGPRPLVTYAVGTHGLGDQCAPSNLLAHGIENESALLAQALTQGWAVVVTDYEGLGTPGTHTYAVGQSEGRAVLDAARAAARVTGAGLSPSGPVGVFGYSQGGQAAAWAAELQATYAPSLNVVGVAAGGVPADLNAVFAANDGGAAFGLVLGAATGLAAAYPDVPFASILNDRGREAVARVSKACTVELGAAAPFAHLQDFVTVPDPIHDPRWQARLAENHLGTTAPKPPVYLYHGTLDELIPFSVGTALRDRWKSLGAKVTWQEFPLLEHIAGVSIGGPAAMTWLGTKF; this is translated from the coding sequence ATGCTTCGTCGGTTAGTGGTCGCCGTCGCGCTCCTTTTCGTGACAGCCGCCCCCTCCGCACACGCGGATCCGGGCGTCCTCCTGGAACAGCGGCCGACGACGGTGTTCGTCGGCCCGTTCCCCGCCCCCGTCAAGGCCTGGCACCTGCTGTACCGCTCGACGTCGGCGACCGGCGAGCCGAACGCCGTCTCCGGCACGCTGCTGGTGCCGCCGACGCCGTGGCTGCGCGGCGGGCCGCGGCCGCTGGTCACGTACGCGGTCGGCACGCACGGCCTCGGCGACCAGTGCGCACCCTCGAACCTGCTGGCCCACGGCATCGAGAACGAAAGCGCGCTGCTGGCGCAGGCGCTGACGCAGGGCTGGGCGGTCGTCGTCACGGACTACGAAGGGCTCGGCACGCCGGGCACGCACACGTACGCGGTCGGGCAGTCCGAAGGCCGCGCGGTGCTCGACGCGGCGCGCGCCGCCGCGCGGGTGACCGGCGCGGGACTGTCGCCGTCCGGCCCGGTGGGCGTGTTCGGCTACTCGCAGGGCGGCCAGGCCGCGGCGTGGGCCGCCGAGCTGCAGGCGACGTACGCACCTTCGCTGAACGTGGTCGGCGTGGCGGCGGGCGGGGTCCCGGCGGACCTGAACGCGGTGTTCGCGGCCAACGACGGCGGCGCGGCGTTCGGCCTGGTCCTCGGCGCGGCCACCGGCCTCGCGGCGGCGTACCCGGACGTGCCGTTCGCGTCGATCCTGAACGACCGCGGACGCGAGGCGGTGGCCCGGGTGTCGAAGGCGTGCACGGTGGAACTGGGCGCGGCGGCGCCGTTCGCGCACCTGCAGGACTTCGTGACGGTGCCGGACCCGATCCACGACCCGCGCTGGCAGGCCCGGCTGGCGGAGAACCACCTGGGCACGACCGCGCCGAAGCCGCCGGTGTACCTGTACCACGGAACGCTGGACGAGCTGATCCCGTTCAGCGTCGGAACGGCGTTGCGCGACCGCTGGAAGTCGCTCGGCGCCAAGGTGACGTGGCAGGAGTTCCCGCTGCTGGAGCACATCGCCGGGGTGTCGATCGGCGGCCCGGCGGCGATGACCTGGCTGGGCACGAAGTTCTGA
- a CDS encoding TetR/AcrR family transcriptional regulator, protein MARTYGGVAPEQRRADRRERLLTAGLELFTTTGFRQTKITEVCARAGVSTRNFYEEFSGKEDVLRTLHDRINSLALEHVTAALDKVAEADAMTRIATLLDVFIDTVTVDPRLPRLNYVEAVGVSAELEEQHQVWVDRWATFIETEARRAAAHGVAPDRDYRLTAIALVGAATGLLREWQAHEPPLPVEDVGAELRALMLAAIMRPGKILGIPGNPGAASGVEQSSREGEPGGRRLT, encoded by the coding sequence TTGGCTCGCACGTACGGCGGCGTCGCACCCGAACAACGTCGCGCCGACCGCCGCGAGCGGCTGCTCACGGCCGGTCTCGAGCTGTTCACCACCACCGGCTTTAGGCAGACGAAGATCACCGAGGTGTGCGCCCGCGCCGGCGTCTCGACGCGGAACTTCTACGAGGAGTTCAGCGGCAAGGAGGACGTGCTGCGCACCCTCCACGACCGGATCAACAGCCTCGCGCTGGAGCACGTCACCGCCGCGCTCGACAAGGTCGCCGAGGCCGACGCGATGACCCGCATCGCCACGCTGCTCGACGTCTTCATCGACACGGTCACCGTCGACCCGCGGCTGCCGCGGCTCAACTACGTCGAAGCCGTCGGCGTCAGCGCGGAGCTGGAGGAGCAGCACCAGGTGTGGGTCGACCGCTGGGCGACCTTCATCGAGACGGAGGCGCGGCGCGCGGCCGCGCACGGTGTCGCACCCGACCGCGACTACCGGCTGACGGCGATCGCACTGGTCGGCGCGGCCACCGGGCTGTTGCGCGAGTGGCAGGCGCACGAGCCGCCGCTACCCGTGGAGGACGTCGGCGCCGAGCTGCGCGCGCTGATGCTGGCGGCCATCATGCGGCCGGGAAAGATCTTGGGAATCCCGGGCAACCCGGGTGCCGCCTCCGGCGTGGAACAGTCGAGCCGGGAGGGGGAACCGGGGGGACGCCGGCTCACGTGA
- a CDS encoding cytosine permease: MTETLSSAEKSIPPKRRYAPLAANENREDYSLRFAAHSFRKWSPFVVATTALGGIAYLADFAIGASIVLSYGFTSGVLAILAAAVVIFVTGVPIAAACAKSGVDMDLLTRGAGFGYFGSTLTSLVYASFTVIFFSLEGSIMGQAFELALGIPLPIGYLLATLIVLPFALYGMGAVAKMQTWTQPLWIAGLVLPFVVVLVREPGKFAEFTHFGGTEGAGAGFSAIGFGFGMGVALSLIGQIGEQADYLRFMPEKTAENKRSWWAAVLAAGPGWVILGAAKQIGGALLAFLALGVVGKSHALEPIAPYLEAVKPALGPVALTFAALFVVVSQIKINTTNAYSGSLSFANFFSRVLHKHPGRVWYVLVNCGIALALMEFGAFGFLNKILGFYSNVAIAWIGAVCADLVIAKPLGLSPRYIEFKRAYLHKINPVGFGSMMVASAVSIAAYFGAFGQFLAAFSPLLALVIAVVLVPVLALATKGKYYLARENTVAGPESDVDLLATYTCSVCGDPYELPDVADCAKQNGPICSLCCTLDNTCHDMCQDSGPVALGLPTVRTT, translated from the coding sequence ATGACCGAGACCCTGTCCAGCGCAGAAAAGAGCATCCCGCCGAAACGCCGATACGCCCCGCTCGCGGCGAACGAAAACCGCGAGGACTACTCCCTCCGCTTCGCCGCACATTCGTTCCGGAAATGGTCCCCCTTCGTGGTCGCGACGACGGCGCTGGGCGGCATCGCCTACCTCGCCGACTTCGCGATCGGCGCCAGCATCGTCCTCTCCTACGGCTTCACCTCCGGCGTCCTGGCGATCCTCGCCGCGGCCGTCGTCATCTTCGTGACCGGCGTGCCCATCGCGGCCGCCTGCGCGAAGTCCGGAGTGGACATGGACCTGCTGACCCGCGGAGCCGGCTTCGGCTACTTCGGGTCGACGCTGACGTCGCTCGTCTACGCCAGCTTCACCGTCATCTTCTTCTCGCTCGAAGGCTCGATCATGGGCCAGGCCTTCGAGCTCGCCCTCGGCATCCCGCTGCCGATCGGCTACCTGCTCGCGACGCTCATCGTGCTCCCCTTCGCGCTCTACGGCATGGGCGCGGTCGCGAAGATGCAGACCTGGACGCAGCCGCTGTGGATCGCCGGCCTGGTGCTGCCCTTCGTCGTCGTGCTGGTCCGGGAGCCCGGGAAGTTCGCGGAATTCACCCACTTCGGGGGTACGGAAGGGGCCGGCGCCGGGTTCTCCGCCATCGGGTTCGGCTTCGGCATGGGTGTCGCGCTGTCGCTGATCGGGCAGATCGGCGAGCAGGCCGACTACCTGCGGTTCATGCCGGAGAAGACGGCGGAGAACAAGCGGTCGTGGTGGGCCGCCGTCCTCGCCGCCGGCCCCGGCTGGGTGATCCTGGGCGCCGCGAAGCAGATCGGTGGCGCGCTGCTGGCGTTCCTCGCCCTCGGCGTCGTCGGGAAGTCGCACGCGCTCGAGCCGATCGCGCCCTACCTCGAGGCGGTCAAACCCGCGCTCGGGCCGGTCGCGCTGACGTTCGCCGCGCTGTTCGTCGTCGTCTCGCAGATCAAGATCAACACGACGAACGCCTACTCCGGCTCGCTGTCGTTCGCGAACTTCTTCTCCCGCGTGCTGCACAAGCACCCCGGCCGGGTCTGGTACGTGCTGGTCAACTGCGGGATCGCGCTCGCGCTGATGGAGTTCGGGGCGTTCGGCTTCCTGAACAAGATCCTCGGCTTCTACTCGAACGTGGCCATCGCGTGGATCGGCGCGGTCTGCGCCGACCTGGTGATCGCCAAGCCGCTGGGCCTGTCCCCGCGCTACATCGAGTTCAAGCGGGCCTACCTGCACAAGATCAACCCGGTCGGGTTCGGCTCGATGATGGTCGCGTCGGCGGTGTCGATCGCGGCGTACTTCGGCGCGTTCGGGCAGTTCCTGGCCGCGTTCAGCCCGCTGCTCGCGCTGGTCATCGCGGTCGTGCTGGTGCCGGTGCTGGCCCTCGCCACGAAGGGCAAGTACTACCTGGCGCGGGAGAACACCGTCGCCGGGCCGGAGTCCGACGTCGACTTGCTGGCGACGTACACCTGCTCGGTCTGCGGTGACCCGTACGAACTGCCCGACGTCGCCGACTGCGCGAAGCAGAACGGCCCGATCTGCTCGCTGTGCTGCACGCTCGACAACACCTGTCACGACATGTGCCAGGACTCCGGCCCGGTCGCGCTCGGCCTGCCGACGGTCCGCACCACGTGA
- the pdxH gene encoding pyridoxamine 5'-phosphate oxidase, giving the protein MMPEIEDQVEDAVVRLPGMRVAYDGAAFDETALAATWTDQLQGWLNQAVAAGIAEPNAMVLATADAEGRPSSRTVLCKGLDERGVVFYTNYTSSKSHDLTATRYASVTFPWYPLHRQVHVRGEVEKVGVKETAEYWAQRPRGSQLGAWASPQSRVVDGRRALDNALHGIERRFADVERIPAPPHWGGWRIRPDLVEFWQGREDRMHDRLRYVRNDDGWHIERVAP; this is encoded by the coding sequence ATGATGCCGGAGATCGAGGACCAGGTGGAAGACGCAGTAGTACGCCTTCCCGGAATGCGCGTGGCCTACGACGGCGCGGCGTTCGACGAAACCGCGCTCGCCGCCACCTGGACCGATCAGCTGCAGGGCTGGCTGAACCAGGCGGTCGCGGCGGGCATCGCGGAGCCGAACGCCATGGTCCTCGCGACGGCCGACGCCGAAGGCCGCCCGTCGTCCCGGACGGTGCTGTGCAAGGGCCTCGACGAGCGCGGCGTGGTGTTCTACACGAACTACACGTCGTCGAAGAGCCACGACCTGACGGCGACGCGGTACGCGTCGGTGACGTTCCCCTGGTACCCGCTGCACCGCCAGGTCCACGTCCGCGGCGAGGTCGAGAAGGTCGGCGTCAAGGAGACGGCGGAGTACTGGGCCCAGCGCCCGCGCGGTTCCCAGCTGGGCGCGTGGGCATCCCCGCAGTCACGGGTGGTCGACGGCCGGCGCGCGCTGGACAACGCGTTGCACGGCATCGAGAGGCGTTTCGCGGACGTGGAGAGGATCCCGGCACCCCCGCACTGGGGCGGCTGGCGCATCCGGCCGGACCTGGTGGAGTTCTGGCAGGGCCGCGAGGACCGGATGCACGACCGGCTGCGGTACGTGCGGAACGACGACGGGTGGCACATCGAGCGCGTGGCTCCCTGA
- a CDS encoding MFS transporter, which translates to MPPRSGVRKLLGRIIVDTRPLKIPAFRRLWLSTVVTSVGTQLTAVAVPKQVFDLTGSSAWVGLTGLVALVPLLVFGLWGGAVADAVDRRKLLVVTNVLVAVTSALLWLQAFANFGSVWLVLGLLAVNQALFAINMPTRGAVVARLVPPELLPAANALSSTMATFGAVFGPLLAGALIPVLGLSTLYLIDVIALTITLVAVWRLPSIPPLNGPSRRAGVRDVVDGFRYLAGQKILLASFVADIIAMVFGMPRALIPEMAERTFGDPPGGGPALGWLYAALPAGAMLIGLFSGWLTRIHRQGVAVVVAICAWGAAVAAFGLAHSLWLAVVFMALAGAADMVSAVYRMAILQVATTDEMRGRLQGVFTVVVAGGPRIADLTHGWGAAAFGTTAAASVGGLLVIVLVCASMFVLPAFWRYRAPTA; encoded by the coding sequence ATGCCGCCCCGCTCGGGTGTACGCAAGCTCCTCGGCCGCATCATCGTGGACACCCGGCCGCTGAAGATCCCGGCCTTCCGGCGGCTGTGGCTGTCCACTGTGGTCACCTCCGTCGGCACCCAGCTCACCGCCGTCGCCGTGCCCAAGCAGGTCTTCGACCTCACCGGGTCCTCCGCCTGGGTCGGCCTCACCGGGCTCGTCGCCCTCGTTCCGCTGCTCGTCTTCGGGCTCTGGGGCGGCGCCGTCGCCGATGCCGTCGACCGGCGGAAGCTGCTCGTCGTCACCAACGTGCTCGTCGCCGTCACCTCCGCGCTGCTCTGGCTGCAGGCCTTCGCGAACTTCGGCTCCGTCTGGCTCGTGCTCGGCCTGCTCGCCGTCAACCAAGCGCTCTTCGCGATCAACATGCCGACGCGCGGTGCCGTCGTCGCCCGGCTCGTGCCGCCCGAGCTGCTGCCCGCCGCGAACGCGCTCAGCTCGACCATGGCCACCTTCGGCGCCGTCTTCGGGCCGCTGCTCGCCGGGGCGCTGATCCCCGTCCTCGGCCTCTCCACCCTCTACCTCATCGACGTCATCGCCCTGACGATCACGCTCGTCGCCGTCTGGCGGCTGCCGTCCATCCCGCCGCTCAACGGCCCCTCGCGGCGCGCCGGGGTGCGGGACGTCGTCGACGGCTTCCGGTACCTCGCCGGGCAGAAGATCCTGCTCGCCTCCTTCGTCGCCGACATCATCGCCATGGTCTTCGGGATGCCGCGCGCGCTGATCCCGGAGATGGCCGAGCGCACCTTCGGCGACCCACCCGGCGGCGGCCCGGCCCTCGGCTGGCTCTACGCCGCCCTGCCCGCCGGGGCGATGCTGATCGGGCTCTTCTCCGGCTGGCTGACGCGCATCCACCGCCAGGGCGTCGCGGTCGTCGTGGCGATCTGCGCGTGGGGTGCCGCGGTGGCCGCGTTCGGGCTCGCGCACTCCCTGTGGCTCGCCGTCGTCTTCATGGCGCTGGCCGGCGCCGCGGACATGGTCAGCGCCGTCTACCGGATGGCGATCCTGCAGGTCGCGACCACCGACGAGATGCGCGGCCGGCTCCAGGGCGTCTTCACGGTCGTCGTCGCCGGCGGGCCGCGGATCGCCGACCTCACCCACGGCTGGGGTGCCGCCGCCTTCGGCACGACGGCCGCCGCGAGCGTCGGCGGGCTGCTGGTCATCGTGCTCGTCTGCGCGTCGATGTTCGTGCTCCCGGCCTTCTGGCGATACCGGGCGCCGACGGCATAG
- a CDS encoding DUF3558 family protein, which translates to MRTLVVAFVAFAALTACSSGDEPSKAPSSSAAPKPAPSTNAAAASLDPCKLLPAEAVSKALFLDNLTAVPGPVQDNAANGGKARSCEYQHDGKAAGALAVTRYEGKKGKPAEMVASIKKAKPGSKDVPGFPDGAVYYVDEQKTATLAAAELVAGTPVLVNYTGPAKLTPEQLAPLVKQALAAG; encoded by the coding sequence ATGCGTACCCTTGTTGTCGCTTTTGTCGCTTTCGCCGCGTTGACTGCCTGCTCCTCCGGAGACGAGCCGTCGAAGGCCCCTTCGTCGTCCGCCGCGCCCAAGCCGGCCCCGAGCACGAACGCCGCCGCGGCGTCGCTCGACCCGTGCAAGCTGCTGCCCGCGGAGGCCGTCTCCAAGGCGCTGTTCCTCGACAACCTCACGGCGGTGCCGGGCCCGGTCCAGGACAACGCGGCCAACGGCGGCAAGGCACGCAGCTGCGAGTACCAGCACGACGGCAAGGCCGCGGGCGCGCTCGCGGTGACGCGCTACGAGGGCAAGAAGGGCAAGCCGGCCGAGATGGTCGCGTCGATCAAGAAGGCGAAGCCGGGCTCGAAGGACGTCCCGGGTTTCCCGGACGGCGCCGTCTACTACGTCGACGAGCAGAAGACGGCGACCCTCGCCGCGGCCGAACTGGTGGCGGGCACGCCGGTGCTGGTCAACTACACGGGCCCGGCGAAGCTGACGCCGGAGCAGCTGGCGCCGCTGGTCAAGCAGGCCCTCGCGGCCGGCTGA
- a CDS encoding MBL fold metallo-hydrolase: MKVHHLNCGSMHPVGGKLLDGEPGLLRRSSLVAHCLLIETGDSLVLVDTGFGRQGVTRPGEWLGRPFLALVGAKPAAAETAVAQIEALGLDPADVRHIVATHLDVDHAGGLADFPNAVVHVRAEEHRAATSPANAAEKNRYRAAQFAHRPLWSTYDETGEPWFGFEAVRSLKGLPEEILLVPLTGHTRGHTGVAVDTGNGWLLHAGDAYFFHGQLDPVAPHCPPGLTAFQNIVQTLRGPRLENLARLHELARTHQDEVTVFSAHSPVELAALRR; encoded by the coding sequence ATGAAGGTGCACCACCTGAACTGCGGATCGATGCACCCGGTGGGTGGCAAACTGCTCGACGGCGAGCCCGGCCTGCTGCGGCGGTCGTCGCTGGTCGCGCACTGCCTGCTGATCGAGACCGGCGACAGCCTGGTGCTGGTCGACACCGGGTTCGGCCGCCAGGGCGTGACGCGGCCCGGCGAGTGGCTGGGCCGCCCGTTCCTGGCGCTGGTCGGCGCGAAGCCGGCCGCGGCGGAGACGGCGGTGGCCCAGATCGAGGCACTCGGCCTCGACCCGGCCGACGTCCGGCACATCGTGGCGACCCACCTCGACGTCGACCACGCGGGCGGCCTGGCCGACTTCCCCAACGCGGTGGTCCACGTCCGCGCCGAGGAGCACCGCGCGGCGACGTCCCCGGCGAACGCGGCGGAGAAGAACCGCTACCGCGCGGCCCAGTTCGCGCACCGCCCGCTGTGGAGCACGTACGACGAGACGGGCGAGCCGTGGTTCGGCTTCGAGGCGGTCCGGTCGCTGAAGGGCCTGCCGGAGGAGATCCTCCTGGTCCCGCTGACGGGCCACACCCGGGGCCACACGGGCGTGGCGGTCGACACGGGCAACGGCTGGCTCCTGCACGCCGGCGACGCGTACTTCTTCCACGGCCAGCTGGACCCGGTGGCCCCGCACTGCCCGCCGGGCCTGACGGCGTTCCAGAACATCGTCCAGACGCTGAGGGGGCCGAGGCTGGAGAACCTGGCGAGGCTGCACGAGCTGGCGCGGACGCACCAGGACGAGGTCACGGTGTTCTCGGCGCACAGCCCGGTCGAGCTGGCGGCACTGCGCCGGTGA